The Hydrogenimonas thermophila genome includes a window with the following:
- the msrA gene encoding peptide-methionine (S)-S-oxide reductase MsrA gives MSKNYEKATLGGGCFWCLEAVFENVKGVEDVVSGYAGGHINNPTYEAVCSGTTGHAEVVQITYDPTIISFKDILEIFWKIHDPTTLNRQGADVGTQYRSVIFYHDEKQKEIAEESKAEAQKNFTSPIVTEISPLQTFWKAEDYHQDYFKNNPNQGYCQVVVAPKVEKFQKTFKELVK, from the coding sequence ATGTCAAAAAATTATGAGAAAGCTACATTAGGTGGTGGATGTTTCTGGTGCCTTGAAGCTGTTTTTGAAAATGTTAAAGGTGTTGAAGATGTAGTAAGCGGCTATGCTGGCGGTCATATTAATAATCCAACTTATGAAGCAGTATGTTCTGGAACTACTGGTCATGCAGAGGTTGTTCAAATTACTTATGATCCAACTATTATAAGCTTTAAAGATATTCTTGAAATCTTTTGGAAAATACATGATCCTACAACACTCAACCGCCAAGGTGCAGATGTAGGAACACAGTACCGTTCTGTTATCTTTTATCATGATGAAAAGCAAAAAGAGATAGCTGAAGAGAGTAAAGCAGAAGCACAAAAAAACTTTACATCACCAATAGTTACTGAAATCTCTCCTCTTCAAACTTTTTGGAAAGCGGAAGATTATCATCAAGACTATTTTAAAAATAATCCTAATCAAGGATATTGTCAGGTAGTTGTTGCACCAAAAGTAGAAAAATTTCAAAAAACATTCAAAGAATTAGTAAAGTGA
- a CDS encoding TetR/AcrR family transcriptional regulator — MRDIIRQKVLETKKNLVLEEISKIFENDGFSSVKMQDIANRLNISVGALYKLFSSKDELFYEYIAYQIRLFHNMLVENCSSLSQPKLCLETYVKLKFDVFTAKRKAIEDPVIGDPLFFFKMNTQKNDPVKPIFEFLAELFERLDKIEPLKEKNYMKLAYLFNAFTMGYIEYWINYDEKLEESASVVLEEFLKGMKA, encoded by the coding sequence GTGAGAGATATTATTAGACAGAAAGTTTTAGAGACAAAAAAGAATCTTGTTCTTGAAGAGATATCTAAAATATTTGAAAATGATGGATTTTCCAGTGTTAAAATGCAAGATATTGCAAACAGACTTAACATTTCTGTTGGAGCACTTTACAAACTGTTCTCTTCAAAAGATGAGCTTTTTTACGAATATATTGCTTATCAGATCAGACTCTTTCATAATATGTTAGTTGAGAACTGTTCTTCATTATCCCAACCAAAATTATGTCTTGAGACATATGTAAAATTGAAATTTGATGTATTTACAGCTAAAAGAAAAGCTATAGAGGATCCAGTTATTGGTGATCCACTCTTCTTTTTTAAAATGAATACTCAAAAAAACGATCCAGTTAAACCCATTTTTGAATTTTTAGCTGAACTTTTTGAAAGGCTTGACAAAATTGAGCCACTTAAAGAGAAAAACTATATGAAACTTGCTTATCTGTTTAATGCATTTACAATGGGGTATATTGAGTATTGGATAAATTATGATGAAAAACTTGAAGAGAGTGCATCTGTAGTTCTTGAAGAGTTTTTAAAAGGTATGAAAGCATGA
- a CDS encoding patatin-like phospholipase family protein, with protein MKKKVSLVLGSGGARGYAHIGVIEELEKSGYEIVAISGSSMGALVGGLYACGKLEEYKNWVTGLNAINIATLLDISFSRGGIIEGEKVFQKLSTMIGEQKIEDLPIKFTAVATDLVKKKEVWFQQGDLLKAIRASIAIPSIFTPVKMGNMILIDGGALNPLPVAPTNADHTDVTIAVNLYGDISKPRPDTKIVSAPKFSMLDVLDKTLDTMQDALTRYRISGYPPDIMINIPMDVCNTIDFHKAEEVIETGRNVTKKILKDINN; from the coding sequence ATGAAGAAAAAAGTATCATTGGTATTAGGTAGTGGTGGTGCTCGTGGTTATGCTCATATTGGAGTAATTGAAGAGCTTGAAAAGAGTGGTTATGAGATAGTAGCGATCAGTGGTTCTTCAATGGGTGCTTTGGTTGGCGGATTGTATGCTTGTGGTAAACTTGAAGAGTATAAAAATTGGGTAACAGGACTTAATGCTATCAATATAGCTACTTTGCTTGATATCTCTTTTTCTCGTGGTGGAATTATAGAAGGTGAAAAGGTTTTTCAGAAGCTTTCTACTATGATAGGAGAGCAGAAAATTGAAGACCTTCCTATCAAATTTACAGCAGTAGCAACAGATTTAGTAAAGAAAAAGGAGGTGTGGTTTCAGCAGGGAGATTTGCTTAAAGCTATTCGTGCCTCTATTGCAATTCCTTCTATTTTTACACCTGTAAAAATGGGAAATATGATCCTTATTGATGGTGGTGCCTTAAATCCTCTTCCTGTTGCACCTACCAACGCTGATCATACTGATGTTACAATAGCCGTTAACTTATATGGGGATATCTCTAAACCAAGACCTGATACAAAAATAGTATCTGCACCAAAATTTTCAATGTTGGATGTATTGGATAAAACATTAGATACAATGCAAGATGCACTAACACGTTATAGAATTAGTGGGTATCCACCAGATATAATGATCAATATTCCTATGGATGTTTGTAATACAATAGATTTTCATAAAGCTGAAGAGGTTATTGAAACTGGTCGTAATGTTACAAAAAAGATATTGAAAGATATTAATAATTGA
- a CDS encoding NAD(P)/FAD-dependent oxidoreductase, with the protein MARVVVLGGGVSGHTAATFLKDWLGSNHEVVVVTPNSKWNWIPSNIWVGVGKMKKEDVVFDLGPVYAKAGIDYRQAKAISIHPEGSSESDSPFVTIEYTGQNKEGEKEEITYDYLINATGPKLNFAATEGLGPHGGHTVSVCTADHAVHANEELQKCIAKMKAGEEQTFVIGTGHGMCTCQGAAFEYIFNIDYELRAAGVRDKAKLVWLTNESFLGDFGMGGMHIKRGGYIASSKIFAESLYAEHNIEWILGTHVTKIEEGKIYYETLTGETGEQEFDFSMLIPPFGGVGLKAYDKEGTDITDKVFAPNGFMKVDADYTPKPYEEWKASDWPKTLQNPDYKNMFAVGIAFAPPHLMSKPMKNPNGTPINPTPPRTGMPSAMMGKAVAGTVRDMILEGAKEPTHTASMAEMGAACVASAGSSLINGKAVSMTVYPIVPDYEKYPGVGRDLEYTTGEIGLAGHWIKYLLHYAFLWKAQLKPGWKIIPE; encoded by the coding sequence ATGGCAAGAGTAGTTGTTTTAGGGGGTGGAGTATCAGGTCATACTGCAGCTACATTTCTAAAAGATTGGTTGGGTAGCAACCATGAAGTAGTTGTAGTAACACCAAACAGTAAATGGAACTGGATTCCATCCAACATATGGGTTGGTGTTGGAAAAATGAAAAAAGAAGATGTTGTTTTTGATCTTGGACCTGTATATGCAAAAGCTGGAATTGACTACAGACAAGCAAAAGCTATCTCTATTCATCCTGAAGGAAGTAGTGAAAGTGATTCTCCATTTGTAACTATAGAGTACACTGGTCAAAACAAAGAAGGTGAAAAAGAAGAAATTACTTACGACTATTTAATTAATGCAACTGGTCCTAAACTAAACTTTGCTGCTACGGAAGGACTTGGACCACATGGAGGTCATACTGTATCTGTTTGTACTGCTGATCATGCTGTTCATGCAAATGAAGAGTTGCAAAAATGTATTGCAAAAATGAAAGCTGGTGAAGAGCAAACTTTTGTTATAGGTACAGGGCATGGAATGTGTACATGTCAAGGTGCAGCATTTGAGTATATATTTAATATAGATTATGAGCTTCGTGCTGCTGGAGTACGCGATAAAGCAAAATTGGTTTGGTTGACAAACGAGTCATTCCTTGGCGACTTTGGTATGGGTGGAATGCATATAAAACGAGGTGGTTACATTGCTTCTAGTAAAATTTTTGCTGAATCTCTATATGCTGAGCACAATATAGAGTGGATTTTAGGTACACATGTTACTAAAATTGAAGAAGGAAAAATATATTACGAAACACTAACTGGTGAAACTGGTGAGCAAGAATTTGACTTTTCAATGCTAATTCCTCCATTTGGTGGTGTTGGTTTAAAAGCATACGATAAAGAAGGTACAGATATAACTGATAAAGTATTTGCACCAAATGGCTTTATGAAAGTAGATGCTGATTATACTCCAAAACCATATGAAGAGTGGAAAGCATCTGACTGGCCAAAAACTCTTCAAAATCCAGACTATAAAAACATGTTTGCAGTAGGTATTGCTTTTGCACCTCCTCATTTAATGTCTAAACCTATGAAAAATCCAAATGGAACACCAATTAACCCAACTCCTCCTAGAACAGGTATGCCTTCTGCAATGATGGGTAAGGCTGTAGCTGGTACAGTAAGAGATATGATTCTTGAGGGTGCTAAAGAACCAACTCACACTGCAAGTATGGCTGAAATGGGTGCAGCTTGTGTTGCATCAGCAGGTAGTAGTTTGATCAATGGTAAAGCAGTATCTATGACTGTTTACCCTATTGTTCCAGACTATGAAAAATATCCTGGAGTAGGACGTGATTTAGAGTATACAACTGGAGAGATTGGTCTTGCAGGACACTGGATCAAATATCTGTTACACTATGCATTCTTGTGGAAAGCACAGCTTAAACCAGGTTGGAAGATAATTCCAGAATAA
- a CDS encoding phosphatase PAP2 family protein, which produces MKVLSFLGLLLFVSMYLIISNDPLPYFDKKTAEILFQYHSTFFDQLFIIVTYLNNVESVLIISIIVSIYLINKKRFKALLFYLFTIVTATISTYFFKIYIMRNRPDNGLLDINSYAFPSWHATLSVVLSLLVFIIFNEYIKNSRVKKFFISFIFIWPLLIGFSRVYLNVHWLSDVLAGWGLGLFIVSTSTLFFKYFNENSTIKF; this is translated from the coding sequence TTGAAAGTTTTAAGCTTTTTGGGATTACTTCTTTTTGTCTCAATGTATTTGATTATATCGAATGACCCACTACCTTATTTTGATAAAAAAACAGCAGAGATACTTTTTCAGTATCACTCAACTTTTTTTGATCAACTATTTATAATAGTTACATATTTAAATAATGTAGAATCAGTTTTAATTATTTCAATAATTGTATCTATATACTTGATCAATAAAAAAAGGTTTAAAGCTTTACTATTTTATCTTTTTACAATTGTTACTGCTACGATAAGTACATATTTTTTTAAAATTTATATAATGCGAAATCGTCCTGATAATGGACTGCTTGATATCAACAGTTATGCTTTTCCATCTTGGCATGCTACTCTTTCTGTTGTGTTGTCACTTCTTGTTTTTATCATTTTTAATGAGTATATTAAAAATAGTCGTGTTAAAAAATTTTTTATAAGCTTTATTTTTATATGGCCTTTATTGATAGGTTTTTCAAGAGTTTATTTGAATGTACACTGGTTGTCAGATGTGTTAGCCGGATGGGGACTAGGACTATTTATTGTCAGCACTTCAACACTTTTTTTTAAATATTTTAATGAAAATTCAACTATAAAATTTTAG